GCCCTACGACCTGTCGCGCGGACGCATTGTATACCGGTTCAAATAAACTCCCCACGTCATCGTTTCGTACTGTTGCAGGAGGCAGTCATGAGAGTTCGGGCATCGGTTAAGAAAATTTGTGAAAAGTGCAAAATCATCAAGCGGCGCGGAATCATCCGCGTCATCTGCGAGAATCCCCGGCACAAGCAGCGCCAGGGTTGAGCTGACAGGAGGAAATCAGAATGGCTCGTATCGCCGGCGTTGATCTGCCCCGGGAAAAGCGCATCGAAGCAGCTCTTCCCTATATCTACGGAATCGGCCTGACCCGGTCCCGTGAGATTCTCAAGAAGACGAAGATCAGTCCTGACAAGCGCGTGAAGGATCTCACCGAAGAAGAGATCAGTCTCATCAAGCAGGCCATCGAACAGAACTACCGCGTCGAGGGCGACCTCCGCCGCGAAGTGTCGATGTCGATCAAGCGCCTGATGGATATTGGTTGCTATCGTGGCCTCCGCCACCGCAAGGGCCTTCCGGTCCGCGGTCAGCGCACCCACACCAATGCCCGCACGCGCAAGGGCCCCCGCCGGTCCATCGTCAAGAACAAGTAATCTTCATAGGATCCACAAGGAGCGTTAGCAGATATGGCTAAAACCGGACCCAAAGTAAAGTCCCGGGCCAAGCGGCGTGAGAAAAAGATCGTCGCCAAGGGCCAGGCGCACATCCAGTCGACTTTCAACAACACGATCATCTCGATCACCGATATGACCGGCAACGTGCTTGCCTGGTCGAGCGCGGGCGCGAACAATTTCCACGGCTCCCGCAAGTCAACTCCGTATGCGGCACAGGTCGCCTCCGAAGTGGTCGGACGCAAGGCCCTCGAATTCGGCATGCGCGAGATCGAAGTGTACGTCGCCGGCCCCGGCATGAGCCGCGAATCCGCCGTGCGCGCACTTCAGACTGTCGGACTGAACGTCACCCTCATCAAGGATGTCTCCGGCATTCCGCACAATGGCTGCCGCCCTCCGAAGCGGCGCCGCGTCTGAGAAGGAGAACGATATGGCTCGCTATTCAGGACCCAGTTGCCGCATTTGTCGCCGCGAAGGCGACGCGTTGTTCCTCAAGGGCGCCCGCTGCTTCACGGACAAATGTTCCATCAAGCGCCGCGCCAAGATTCCCGGCCAGCACGGTTCCGACCGCATGGGCAACAAGAAGCAGACCGGCTACGAGATCCAGCTGCGCGCGAAGCAGCGCGTCCGCAAGATGTACGGGATTCTCGAGCGCCAGTTCCAGAAGTATTACGAGATCGCCAGCCGCAAGTCGGGCAACACCGGCGTGAACCTGCTGCACGAGCTCGAAACCCGCCTGGACAACGTCGTGTTTCGCATGGGCTTCGGCATTTCCCGCGCCCAGGCCCGCATGTGGGTCACCCAGGGCCACTTCACGGTCAACAACCGCAGCGTGAACATCCCCAGCTACCAGCTGCGCCCCGGCGACGTCATCGCCCTTCGCGAGAACAGCTCGCTGCGCAAGACCATCAAGGACATCATGGAAGCCTCGATCAGCCGCGAAACCAGCCCCTGGCTCGACGTCGACCGCGAGAACTGCAAGGGCAAGTTCGTTTCTCTGCCCGAGCGCGCTCAGCTCGATCCGAAGATTCAGGAATCGCTCATCATCGAGTACTACTCGCGGTAACGGCTCAAGGAGGCACCTGCGTGATCGAAATCAATCGTCCCAAGGTAACGTACACGACCGATCCGGACAACGAGAACCACGGCACGCTCGTTCTCGAGCCCCTGGAGCGCGGATACGGCCAGACGCTCGGAAACTCGTTCCGGCGCGTGTTGTTGGCTTCGCTGCCCGGCTCGGCCGTCTCCTCCGTCAAGATCGACGGCGTGTTGCACGAGTTTTGCAGCATTCCGGGCGTGGTCGAGGATGTCACCGAGATCGTTCTCAACCTCAAGAAGCTCGTCGTGAACCTGGAACAGGATGAACCGCTGACCGTGCGGCTCGAAGTGAAGGGGCCCTGCCAGGTCACCGCGGCCGACATCGCCGAGAACGACAACCTGACCATCATCGACAAGGACGTCCACATCGCCCATGTCACGGGAAATATAACCCTTGGTATGGATATCACCTTCAAGCGCGGCCGCGGCTATCATCTGGCCGATCAGCACAAGGAAAACAACCAGCCGATCGGCCTGATCCTGGTCGATTCCCAGTATTCGCCGGTCACGAAGGTGATGTATAACGTCGATGACGCCCGCGTTGGACAGGACATCAACTTCGACAAACTGACCCTTCAGGTCTGGACCAACGGCAGCATGGAGCCCTCCGAGTGCATCGAGCTCGCCGCCAAGTTCCTGAAGGCCCACATCGATCTCTTCACCGACATCGAACTTGAGGAAGAGGTCGAGGAGGAACAGGGCGACGAAGACGAGAAGCCCGGCAAGAAGGAAGACCTCGTCATGGTTTCTTCCCAGAAGAAGGAAACCCCGCAGAAGGGGCACCATGACATACTCATCAAGGATCTCGAGTTCTCTGTCAGGTCCCGCAACTGCCTGAAGAAGGCCGGCATCAACACGCTGGGCGACCTGGTCATGAAGAAGACGACCGAACTTCTCGAGATCAAGAATTTCGGGAAGAAATCCCTGAAGGAAGTTCGCGAGAAACTCTCCCAGTTCAACCTTCAGCTTCCCGGTGACGAAAACGGCGGAGGAACCGACGAATGAGACACAGTAAAATCGGACGCAAATTCGGGCGCGAGTCCCATCAGCGAACTGCGCTGCTGCGCTCGCTCTGCTCTTCGCTCGTGAAATACGAGCGCATTGAAACCACCCTGCAGAAGGCCAAGGACATGAAGCGCGTCATCGAGCGCGCCGTGACCATGGCGAAGGGCGAGAACGCCGAGAAGAACCCCGAGCTTCTCAAGTTCTTCCACAGCTGGCACGACAAGGAACTGATCGGTCGCGATGCGATCAAGAAGTTCATCTCCAACCTGAACAAGGAGACCCGCGAAAGGGTCGAGAAATACCTCGCCGATCCGAAGGCCAATCCGAAGCCTGAGATCATCACCGAATATCTCGCTTCCGAAGGCGACCGCGCCAAGGGTCCCCGCATCCTTCGTCTCGAAGGTCTGCTGAGCAAGCTCGTCAAGCGCATCGCCCCCCGGTTCAAGGACGTGAACGGCGGTTACACCCGCATCTACAAGACCGGCTACCGGCGCGGCGACGCGGCCGAGATGTGCATCATCGAGTTCACCAAGCGGGAGAACGCCTGACCGGCCTCCTGGCGGACCTCTGAATGATCCGCTTCGAGCAGGTCAGCTTCCGTTACGGAACTGACGAACAAGCCTCCCCGATCATCGTCGGGGAGGTTTCGTTTTGTCTGCGCCCCGGAGAATGCGTCGGGCTCGCGGGGAACAACGGCTCGGGCAAATCGACGGTCGCTCTCCTCGCGAAAGGACTGCTGCTGCCGCTCAGCGGAAGCGTCACGGTCGACGGGACCGACACGCGGGACCAGACGGAAGAGCAGAAGACGCGGGTGGGGCTGCTCTTCCAGGACCCCGATCATCAAATCGTCGGTACGACGATCCGTGAGGATATCGCGTTCGGGCTCGAGAACATCGGCCTCGAGCCGGGGGAGATCGAGCGGCGGATCACGACGGAAGCGGAGAGGCTCGGTCTCACCGCGTATCTGGACCAGCCAGTGCATACCCTTTCCGGCGGAACGCGTCAGAAGGCGGCTCTCGCGGCCGTTCTCGCCTCCGGGCCCAGCTTCATCGTCCTCGACGAGCCGACCTCACAGCTGGACCCCTGGGCCCGGGAATCGCTCTGGCGGCATCTCGATGAAATCAGGTCGCAGAGGGGGATAGGCCTTCTCGTCATATCTCAGCACCGTTCCGATATCGAACGGTCGGACCGCGTCATGGTTCTCGCAGCAGGCAGGGTCGTTGCAAACGATACTCTAAATAATATTATTGCAAGTATATCAGCAGACGCCGCCCCGGCCGAT
This region of Candidatus Ozemobacteraceae bacterium genomic DNA includes:
- the rpmJ gene encoding 50S ribosomal protein L36, which encodes MRVRASVKKICEKCKIIKRRGIIRVICENPRHKQRQG
- the rpsM gene encoding 30S ribosomal protein S13 translates to MARIAGVDLPREKRIEAALPYIYGIGLTRSREILKKTKISPDKRVKDLTEEEISLIKQAIEQNYRVEGDLRREVSMSIKRLMDIGCYRGLRHRKGLPVRGQRTHTNARTRKGPRRSIVKNK
- the rpsK gene encoding 30S ribosomal protein S11; amino-acid sequence: MAKTGPKVKSRAKRREKKIVAKGQAHIQSTFNNTIISITDMTGNVLAWSSAGANNFHGSRKSTPYAAQVASEVVGRKALEFGMREIEVYVAGPGMSRESAVRALQTVGLNVTLIKDVSGIPHNGCRPPKRRRV
- the rpsD gene encoding 30S ribosomal protein S4, with protein sequence MARYSGPSCRICRREGDALFLKGARCFTDKCSIKRRAKIPGQHGSDRMGNKKQTGYEIQLRAKQRVRKMYGILERQFQKYYEIASRKSGNTGVNLLHELETRLDNVVFRMGFGISRAQARMWVTQGHFTVNNRSVNIPSYQLRPGDVIALRENSSLRKTIKDIMEASISRETSPWLDVDRENCKGKFVSLPERAQLDPKIQESLIIEYYSR
- a CDS encoding DNA-directed RNA polymerase subunit alpha, whose translation is MIEINRPKVTYTTDPDNENHGTLVLEPLERGYGQTLGNSFRRVLLASLPGSAVSSVKIDGVLHEFCSIPGVVEDVTEIVLNLKKLVVNLEQDEPLTVRLEVKGPCQVTAADIAENDNLTIIDKDVHIAHVTGNITLGMDITFKRGRGYHLADQHKENNQPIGLILVDSQYSPVTKVMYNVDDARVGQDINFDKLTLQVWTNGSMEPSECIELAAKFLKAHIDLFTDIELEEEVEEEQGDEDEKPGKKEDLVMVSSQKKETPQKGHHDILIKDLEFSVRSRNCLKKAGINTLGDLVMKKTTELLEIKNFGKKSLKEVREKLSQFNLQLPGDENGGGTDE
- a CDS encoding L17 family ribosomal protein, whose product is MRHSKIGRKFGRESHQRTALLRSLCSSLVKYERIETTLQKAKDMKRVIERAVTMAKGENAEKNPELLKFFHSWHDKELIGRDAIKKFISNLNKETRERVEKYLADPKANPKPEIITEYLASEGDRAKGPRILRLEGLLSKLVKRIAPRFKDVNGGYTRIYKTGYRRGDAAEMCIIEFTKRENA